Genomic window (Sphingobacteriales bacterium):
AAACTTATAAAATCATTAATCTCTTCGATGTTCTCTTTCATTATTACAACATTTAACTTCACTTCTTCAAAATGAGAAACTGCTTTTTCTATTGCTCTCATTACATTATGAAATGATTTACTGCCAGTAAGTTTATTAAATATATCTTCCTTTAAACTATCAATACTAATATTTACTCTTGTAAGACCTGAATCAATGTAGACATCAAATTTTTTTTCAAAAAGAACTCCATTTGTAGTCATAACTTGGTCTGTGTAACCAAGATTTTTTGCGAATCGAATTATCTCTGGTAATCCTCTTCTTAATGTTGGTTCGCCTCCTGAATAATGTACTTTTGAAATTCCCTTTGAATAACCTACTGCCAGAATGTTTTTTATTTCACTATCTGAAATAATTTTCCCTTCTTGTCTGTCTGCATCTGGGTTGCAATAAACACACCTGAAATTACATATTGATTCAAGAAAAAATCTTAAATGAAAATCTGCTATTGTATAATGTTCGGTCATGATACTTTTAGTTTACTGTAAAATAAATAGAAACCCCTAATATATGTTTGATTTTTTAAAACTTTGGCGAAATGTTTAATGTCAAATGAAAATAACTACTGCCATAGGGTTTCAGATAACATCTACTTATACGAACTAAAGTTCGCATTTTTATTATTCATCAAGCTATCTAATGGGCTTTGAACCCTTTGTATAGTCCTATTACTTACATGGGTGTATCTTTCAGTAGTCTTGATGCCGGAATGCCCTAAGCGTTCTTGAATGATACGAAGGTCCGTTCCTACTTCATCTATGCGCAAACTTTGTGATGGTACATTTCGAGTAGGTGCGTTGTCTGCAATAATTTGGAGGTCAGTAAAATTTTTTTT
Coding sequences:
- a CDS encoding radical SAM protein, translated to MTEHYTIADFHLRFFLESICNFRCVYCNPDADRQEGKIISDSEIKNILAVGYSKGISKVHYSGGEPTLRRGLPEIIRFAKNLGYTDQVMTTNGVLFEKKFDVYIDSGLTRVNISIDSLKEDIFNKLTGSKSFHNVMRAIEKAVSHFEEVKLNVVIMKENIEEINDFISFSAKHNNKIVCRFIELQSNQPVFYDNKEKISDQHVNLDEIVQQLERYGEFNIINSIKGKNPNCRYYQIKNTGTRFGIIANHSRGYPCGNCKKIRISPYGGMGVCINAEGLNIKNANEQELIKAFDMSIEMRHSLDEHFAYRKHHSDTYGFWRWG